Proteins found in one Candidatus Diapherotrites archaeon genomic segment:
- a CDS encoding SET domain-containing protein-lysine N-methyltransferase, whose translation MVLLASYRSPKVRVLNSSNIDKKGIFAIANISEGETVFVKAGHIVDNQTAKELENKLGEYCLQISDNLNLCPTTKKEVKETAIFVNHSCDPNIGPRGQIVFIAIRNIKAGEELCYDYAMTTARQYNLKCECGTRVCRKKITGEDWKIKSLQKRYKNHFSDFILQKIKKQ comes from the coding sequence ATGGTTTTACTCGCTTCTTATCGTTCGCCAAAAGTACGAGTTTTAAATTCAAGTAACATTGATAAAAAGGGTATTTTTGCAATTGCGAACATTTCAGAAGGGGAAACTGTTTTTGTAAAAGCTGGACATATCGTTGATAATCAAACAGCTAAAGAATTAGAAAATAAGTTAGGAGAATACTGTCTTCAAATATCTGATAATCTAAATCTTTGCCCAACCACAAAAAAGGAAGTAAAAGAAACTGCTATCTTTGTCAACCATTCATGCGACCCCAACATTGGACCACGCGGACAAATTGTTTTCATTGCCATACGCAACATTAAAGCCGGTGAAGAACTGTGCTATGACTACGCCATGACAACAGCACGACAATACAATCTGAAATGCGAATGTGGAACACGAGTATGTAGAAAAAAGATAACTGGAGAGGATTGGAAAATTAAATCACTCCAAAAAAGATACAAAAATCATTTTTCAGACTTTATTCTTCAAAAAATAAAAAAGCAATAA
- a CDS encoding NAD(P)/FAD-dependent oxidoreductase: MQDYDVVVSGAGPSGSACARLLGDKGLRVLLVDKSIFPRDTGKAALLLPEAMDVLSRLGVWDKVVEKGAHSLEGLAFFHEGKEWESAHRPTTPHLAMASVPRKQVDNILFEHATKGCEFRESVQVTGVNVLQDKVEVRLADLSTRQVRTVTCDMVVGADGAFSEVARSLGGLENPAWHTMMGVQKIVSSSPTESKQGDIHFHEELGPGYTWMVPLEKGQVSVGACVSPVWMDRHRVDLVEWMEKWMSTFEWTHPSSPNSLSSGWEEQVIPLRGSSRPRVFNRALLIGDAAGVAHSFSGMGIGDALTSSWMAGETIWEAYSRADFSRASLSAYDHRLQTHLQRHPSPEGARALMHIKPIWKRLLCRADTQPALSQDLSHLFFPSEKESRPVSAGGLIKNAWMGR; the protein is encoded by the coding sequence ATGCAGGACTATGATGTAGTGGTGAGCGGAGCCGGACCATCCGGGAGTGCGTGTGCCCGCCTTCTAGGGGATAAGGGTTTGCGCGTGCTCCTCGTGGACAAATCCATTTTTCCCCGCGATACGGGGAAAGCAGCCCTTCTTTTACCGGAGGCCATGGATGTGCTATCCCGATTGGGAGTGTGGGATAAAGTGGTTGAAAAGGGAGCCCACTCGTTAGAGGGGTTGGCATTCTTCCATGAAGGGAAGGAATGGGAATCGGCCCACCGGCCGACTACGCCTCATTTGGCCATGGCTTCCGTCCCACGGAAGCAGGTGGATAACATCCTTTTCGAACATGCCACCAAAGGGTGTGAATTCAGGGAATCGGTGCAGGTCACCGGGGTGAATGTTCTCCAAGATAAAGTGGAGGTGCGCCTCGCCGATCTTTCCACGAGACAAGTCCGCACCGTGACGTGCGATATGGTCGTGGGGGCCGATGGGGCTTTTTCAGAAGTGGCGCGGTCATTAGGGGGGCTCGAAAATCCAGCCTGGCACACCATGATGGGGGTGCAAAAAATTGTTTCATCTTCCCCAACTGAATCGAAACAAGGAGACATCCATTTCCATGAGGAATTAGGTCCTGGTTATACTTGGATGGTTCCCCTGGAAAAAGGCCAGGTGTCGGTGGGCGCCTGCGTTTCACCTGTCTGGATGGATCGCCACCGCGTGGATCTGGTGGAATGGATGGAGAAATGGATGAGTACATTTGAATGGACCCACCCTTCCTCCCCCAACTCCCTTTCTTCTGGTTGGGAGGAACAGGTTATTCCCCTGCGTGGGAGTTCTCGTCCACGGGTGTTCAACCGGGCCCTTCTCATTGGGGATGCGGCGGGGGTCGCCCATTCATTCTCAGGGATGGGAATAGGGGATGCATTAACCTCCAGTTGGATGGCGGGGGAAACCATTTGGGAAGCTTATTCCCGCGCGGATTTTTCTCGGGCATCTTTATCCGCCTATGATCATCGTCTTCAGACCCATCTTCAACGCCATCCTTCTCCCGAAGGAGCGCGCGCTCTCATGCACATCAAACCTATCTGGAAAAGACTGCTTTGCCGAGCGGACACCCAACCCGCTTTGTCGCAGGACCTATCCCACTTATTTTTCCCATCTGAAAAGGAGAGTAGGCCCGTGTCGGCGGGCGGGCTTATTAAGAACGCGTGGATGGGGCGGTAA
- the dph2 gene encoding diphthamide biosynthesis enzyme Dph2, which produces MDHSLHLDELLADVTQRQPRMVLLQIPEGLKSNVIDIESAFASKNIPTITVLDPSFGACDIADHKAKLLGCDLLVHFGHSKMLHAGMDVIYWPVEYPLEEGMIQGCVNALGKDPFWSTRRRIGIYVTIQFHRHLPAIRKGLEDAGYIVFVGQGDLKDGQVLGCDVSARREIEDKIDANIYFGDGYFHALAIAFSSKKPTYLYNPFTRTLEDLQSHKEKYLRQRFGLLAQARDAQTFAIILCTKRGQLRKALALKMQQMLAEAGKKGVLVSMEHVSPDSLLGIKVDAYVNTSCSRIATDDFQSYAKPMLTPIEVEILLGKRKPEDYVFDEIRHLGTKVA; this is translated from the coding sequence ATGGACCATTCCCTGCACCTGGATGAGTTGCTCGCCGACGTGACGCAGCGCCAACCCCGGATGGTGCTGCTCCAGATCCCCGAAGGACTGAAGTCGAATGTCATTGATATCGAATCGGCGTTCGCCTCCAAAAACATCCCCACCATCACGGTGCTGGACCCGAGCTTCGGGGCATGCGACATCGCGGATCACAAAGCCAAGCTATTGGGGTGCGATTTGTTGGTGCATTTCGGCCACAGTAAAATGCTCCACGCGGGGATGGATGTCATCTATTGGCCAGTGGAATATCCCTTGGAAGAGGGGATGATCCAGGGGTGCGTGAATGCATTAGGTAAAGATCCATTTTGGTCGACACGCAGGAGGATAGGGATATATGTCACCATCCAATTCCATCGCCATCTTCCTGCCATTAGAAAGGGATTGGAGGACGCAGGATATATAGTTTTTGTTGGGCAAGGGGACTTGAAAGACGGTCAGGTTTTAGGATGCGATGTGTCCGCCCGGAGGGAAATAGAAGATAAAATCGACGCCAACATCTATTTTGGGGATGGATATTTCCATGCGCTCGCTATCGCCTTTTCTTCCAAAAAACCCACGTATCTTTACAATCCATTCACGCGCACGCTTGAAGATCTCCAATCCCACAAGGAAAAATACCTGCGCCAACGCTTTGGGTTACTGGCGCAAGCCCGGGACGCGCAGACGTTTGCCATTATTCTCTGCACCAAACGGGGGCAATTGCGAAAAGCCCTGGCGTTGAAGATGCAACAGATGCTCGCCGAAGCCGGAAAAAAAGGCGTGCTCGTGAGCATGGAGCACGTGAGCCCGGATTCATTATTGGGAATAAAGGTGGATGCCTATGTGAACACGAGCTGCTCCCGCATCGCCACGGACGATTTCCAATCCTATGCCAAACCCATGCTCACCCCCATCGAAGTGGAAATATTGCTCGGGAAGCGGAAGCCCGAGGACTATGTGTTTGATGAAATACGGCATCTGGGGACCAAGGTGGCGTGA
- a CDS encoding 50S ribosomal protein L16, whose amino-acid sequence MGLRPAHCYRGTDKPAYTRIAIKVHHKNFIGTNPGLRTRQFNMGNPTKPYSHIVDWVVQEPHVQVRDNAIEAVRMGFNRQLVHKIGKDNFFIRVRVYPFQILRENKIAQGAGADRVSSGMKHSFGKPIGRAVRLRKNQKVLSVLCDGSHVTVVTTALNRAATKFNCKMLPIVHQDVTSIGNLPKKTREEKIEATVTTPVEGEVAAATPEVASKTGGKAPVKGVEKKDAGKKGAKKDAKKK is encoded by the coding sequence ATGGGATTACGACCAGCCCACTGCTATCGTGGCACCGACAAACCCGCCTATACGCGGATCGCCATCAAGGTGCACCACAAAAACTTCATAGGAACCAACCCGGGGCTCCGTACGCGTCAATTCAACATGGGGAACCCCACCAAACCCTACTCCCATATCGTGGATTGGGTGGTGCAGGAACCCCATGTCCAGGTTCGTGACAACGCCATCGAAGCGGTGCGCATGGGATTCAACCGCCAGCTCGTGCACAAAATAGGGAAAGACAACTTCTTCATCCGAGTGAGGGTATACCCATTCCAAATTCTCCGGGAAAACAAGATCGCCCAAGGCGCCGGGGCGGACCGCGTGTCCTCGGGAATGAAACACTCTTTCGGAAAGCCCATCGGACGCGCCGTGCGCCTGCGGAAAAACCAGAAAGTGTTGAGTGTTCTTTGCGACGGCAGCCATGTGACGGTTGTAACCACGGCCCTTAATCGCGCGGCCACCAAATTCAACTGCAAGATGCTCCCCATCGTCCACCAAGACGTGACATCCATCGGCAACCTCCCCAAAAAGACGCGGGAAGAAAAGATCGAAGCCACCGTCACCACCCCTGTTGAGGGGGAAGTGGCGGCCGCGACCCCGGAAGTCGCCTCCAAGACGGGCGGGAAAGCCCCCGTCAAGGGTGTCGAGAAGAAGGATGCTGGGAAGAAGGGCGCGAAGAAAGATGCCAAGAAGAAATAA
- a CDS encoding thioredoxin domain-containing protein produces the protein MKGQESKVLYLAAIGILVIVAAIFAYQYFSASSDLKDVEAQNTALLQSFKDYGTAVAYEENANYEFGRLIGKYEQGDYSDALDLLPRVKNGFREAEIQLAKVTNAPFYDQSLKADMNTYYRSLDYFFIGIEQDLKISLNEKYTSLSFSQEDKENYIAEMKENRGNFVTAKEIADKIQHRTELGVLTLINAYDAIINAIDKQIAETEKRETNENQIIVEDQVLNIKSISGHWIGNENAQMWIVQFGDFDDTFNNNFYSNTWPKIKSTYIDTGKARFAFAHFPLSFHDNAVIAANAAECAAEQGKFWEMHDLLYKNYPTFNQAKFYSLAESLGLDQGQFSTCYESRKYDDVISADYDVGIDAGVEGTPSFFIRGTKGTKFIVGAYQYPYFEEAINGVSE, from the coding sequence ATGAAAGGTCAAGAATCAAAGGTACTCTATTTGGCAGCCATTGGAATTTTGGTCATCGTTGCAGCCATTTTCGCCTATCAATATTTTTCTGCTTCTTCAGATCTGAAAGATGTCGAAGCTCAAAATACGGCACTCTTACAATCGTTTAAGGATTATGGAACTGCGGTAGCCTATGAGGAAAATGCTAATTATGAGTTTGGACGCTTAATCGGCAAGTATGAGCAGGGTGACTATTCGGATGCTCTTGATCTCCTTCCAAGAGTAAAAAACGGCTTCCGGGAGGCTGAAATACAATTAGCGAAAGTAACGAATGCCCCCTTCTATGACCAATCGCTAAAGGCCGACATGAACACCTATTACCGCTCCCTCGATTACTTCTTTATCGGAATTGAACAGGATCTAAAAATTTCTCTGAATGAAAAGTATACGAGTCTTAGTTTTTCTCAAGAAGACAAGGAAAACTATATTGCCGAGATGAAAGAGAATAGGGGTAATTTTGTGACCGCTAAAGAGATAGCGGATAAAATTCAACATCGAACCGAATTAGGCGTTTTAACACTCATCAATGCGTATGATGCGATCATCAACGCGATTGATAAGCAAATTGCTGAAACCGAAAAGCGAGAAACAAATGAGAACCAAATTATTGTCGAAGACCAAGTTTTGAATATAAAATCCATCTCGGGCCATTGGATCGGGAACGAAAATGCTCAGATGTGGATTGTGCAGTTTGGCGATTTTGACGATACGTTCAACAATAACTTTTACTCGAATACCTGGCCAAAAATTAAATCCACGTATATCGACACGGGAAAGGCAAGATTCGCATTTGCCCATTTTCCTTTGAGCTTTCATGACAATGCAGTAATAGCTGCAAATGCGGCTGAATGCGCAGCTGAACAGGGAAAATTCTGGGAAATGCATGACCTCTTATACAAAAATTATCCGACATTTAACCAAGCAAAATTCTACTCCTTGGCAGAATCATTGGGATTGGATCAGGGGCAGTTTTCTACCTGCTATGAAAGCAGAAAATACGATGATGTAATATCTGCCGATTACGATGTTGGAATCGATGCAGGAGTTGAAGGAACACCTTCATTCTTTATTCGAGGAACTAAAGGAACAAAGTTCATCGTAGGGGCATATCAATATCCCTATTTTGAAGAAGCGATCAATGGTGTTTCCGAATGA
- a CDS encoding HD domain-containing protein: MKPSRLFTAIGKLNTLKHRQRRGWVVRGVKGAESVADHAWRSAVIAHLIAPKGYDRQKMLLMALLHDTSDIYGPHYIPTDYITKENKFSQERKSMKRFVQLLPGNEGEKWLGLWEEMENQSSKEAKLVKDAEILDMLFQALEYQKAGNFKKDLTEFWARDIKRLTTPPGKKLGLEISRQWPKAAKKRFDAKKYTYHY; the protein is encoded by the coding sequence GTGAAGCCTTCCAGATTATTTACCGCCATAGGGAAACTTAACACCCTCAAGCATCGCCAGCGCAGAGGATGGGTTGTCCGTGGGGTAAAAGGGGCCGAAAGCGTGGCCGATCATGCGTGGCGGAGCGCGGTCATCGCCCACCTCATCGCGCCCAAGGGATACGATCGCCAAAAAATGCTCCTCATGGCGCTCCTGCACGATACGTCCGATATTTATGGCCCTCATTATATCCCCACAGATTATATTACTAAGGAAAATAAGTTTTCGCAGGAACGCAAGAGTATGAAACGATTTGTCCAGCTCCTCCCTGGAAACGAAGGGGAAAAGTGGCTTGGGCTGTGGGAAGAGATGGAGAACCAATCCTCCAAGGAAGCCAAATTAGTGAAGGACGCGGAGATATTGGACATGCTCTTCCAGGCGTTGGAATACCAGAAAGCAGGGAATTTCAAGAAGGACCTGACAGAGTTCTGGGCGCGAGACATTAAACGATTGACTACTCCCCCTGGAAAGAAATTAGGTTTGGAAATCAGTCGGCAGTGGCCCAAGGCGGCGAAGAAAAGGTTTGATGCCAAAAAATACACGTACCATTATTGA
- a CDS encoding arginase family protein, with amino-acid sequence MIPSPSLKRLPSKTFANFNSNFTYSDAQVVMVGVACDITCTYGKGAWLGPQAFLDASFQIETEVPYFHTDFSEKVKVHHAGIIECPRDVSKAIKKKRAWLEIKKITQEMVKRVQTISKKILKDEKLLMVIGGDHSITNGVLNALDEVHGAENVTIIHFDAHLDMREAYDAQEYSHASVMHNARKKGFPMVHIGIRDHISSEEADFIRENKWESTIFFCATQPLAFYTTYAPKKGLFSPSNMIMNGLISPSQMGMILSSIKTKYVYISLDMDVLDPPLVPGTGTPLPLGLRMESLQEVLFAILQQCKTQKSILVGFDITEIAPLLRKPSGKYNSKNVLSPLIEVHASLLAYKILFWWYLEKFLKK; translated from the coding sequence ATGATTCCATCTCCCTCTCTCAAGCGGTTGCCATCCAAGACATTTGCTAACTTCAATTCCAATTTTACCTATTCGGACGCCCAGGTGGTGATGGTGGGGGTCGCGTGCGATATCACGTGCACGTATGGGAAAGGAGCCTGGTTGGGCCCCCAGGCTTTCCTGGATGCGTCCTTCCAGATTGAGACGGAAGTCCCTTATTTTCATACGGATTTCTCTGAAAAAGTGAAAGTGCATCATGCGGGTATCATTGAATGTCCGCGCGACGTATCCAAGGCCATCAAGAAGAAACGGGCGTGGCTGGAGATCAAAAAAATAACCCAGGAAATGGTAAAACGTGTTCAAACGATATCCAAAAAGATTTTGAAAGACGAGAAGCTCCTCATGGTAATAGGGGGCGACCATTCCATCACTAATGGAGTTCTGAACGCCCTGGATGAGGTGCATGGCGCTGAAAATGTGACCATCATCCATTTCGATGCCCACCTGGATATGCGGGAAGCCTATGACGCGCAGGAATATTCCCATGCCTCCGTGATGCATAATGCGCGCAAGAAAGGATTTCCCATGGTCCACATTGGTATTCGCGACCACATTTCTTCGGAGGAGGCGGATTTCATCCGTGAGAACAAATGGGAATCAACCATTTTCTTCTGCGCCACCCAGCCATTGGCCTTTTACACGACGTATGCCCCGAAAAAAGGACTATTCTCCCCGTCCAACATGATCATGAATGGCCTCATTTCCCCGTCCCAAATGGGGATGATCCTCTCAAGTATCAAAACCAAATACGTGTATATCTCCCTGGACATGGATGTCCTGGATCCCCCCCTCGTTCCCGGCACGGGGACTCCCCTCCCTCTTGGTTTGCGCATGGAAAGTTTGCAGGAGGTTTTGTTTGCCATCCTCCAGCAATGCAAGACACAAAAATCAATTCTCGTGGGATTTGACATCACCGAAATTGCCCCCTTGCTCCGTAAACCATCCGGGAAATACAATAGTAAAAATGTCCTTTCGCCCCTCATCGAGGTTCATGCGTCCCTGCTGGCGTACAAGATTCTGTTCTGGTGGTATTTGGAAAAGTTCCTGAAAAAATAG
- a CDS encoding PIN domain-containing protein: MTATDNRLFFDSNIWLDYFLQSQEKIGQLVDSPEGKIFTSTLSFHEVAKILSRRLNNPSFVREAMRFMRENSAVVMVDEDIAVDSVTWCVKNKLSTVDSIIYQSALASDAALVTADSDFGTLPKVYKVNV; encoded by the coding sequence GTGACCGCGACCGATAATCGATTGTTTTTCGACTCTAATATCTGGTTGGATTACTTCCTCCAGTCCCAGGAGAAGATAGGACAATTAGTCGATTCGCCAGAAGGAAAAATATTCACATCCACCCTTTCGTTTCATGAAGTAGCCAAAATTTTAAGCCGAAGACTGAATAACCCATCTTTCGTCAGGGAAGCCATGCGTTTTATGCGGGAAAATAGCGCTGTAGTGATGGTGGATGAGGATATTGCGGTTGATTCCGTGACATGGTGTGTAAAAAACAAATTGAGTACCGTGGATAGTATAATTTACCAATCCGCACTCGCGTCCGATGCCGCATTAGTAACGGCCGACTCGGACTTTGGCACCCTTCCAAAAGTGTACAAGGTGAATGTATGA